One Vespa crabro chromosome 1, iyVesCrab1.2, whole genome shotgun sequence genomic region harbors:
- the LOC124430318 gene encoding transmembrane protein 192, with protein MDDEEYLQPVLTSQEEDNFQKLDTLPIVAISLLYGVALEIVGIIFISVWPQEENKCDTYFIYLYLHCLYWLIVMITDYVVKAKHHTLRIWGYLDFYQSTYQHIRTPLFITSLWNTCYLLLAVILHHTHKMNYEQYCRASEWLTPINYIIFLTTIEFMVIVPVYVNYIKRVIRFNRLRPLPDVKREEWLSSFTQDSYASSGEIGYHHRGSNLEELLEKQADLIRYLRDHNVQLSHRIMILASRQRVD; from the exons ATGGACGACGAAGAATATCTTCAACCTGTTTTAACTTCTCAAGAAGAAGATAACTTTCAAAAATTGGATACCTTACCCATCGTGGCGATATCATTACTCTATGGT GTAGCATTAGAAATAGTCGGAATTATATTCATCTCGGTATGGCCccaagaagaaaacaaatgtgATACTTATTTCATATACTTATACCTTCACTGTTTATATTGGTTAATAGTTATGATCACTGATTATGTTGTAAAAGCCAAACATCATACATTAAGAATTTGGGGATATCTTGATTTTTATCAATCAACTTATCAACATATAAGAACACCTCTTTTTATAACATCACTATGGAATACATGCTATTTGTTGTTAGCTGTAATTTTACATCATACtcataaaatgaattatgaaCAATACTGCAGGGCATCGGAATGGTTAACacctattaattatattatattcttaacTACCATAGAATTTATGGTAATCGTTCCAGTTTATGTGAATTATATTa AAAGAGTTATAAGATTCAATAGGTTACGCCCTTTACCAGATGTTAAAAGAGAGGAATGGTTATCATCTTTTACTCAAGATTCTTATGCAAGCAGTGGTGAAATTGGATACCATCATAGAGGCTCAAATTTAGAAGAATTACTTGAAAAACAAGCTGACTTAATAAGATATTTACGAGACCATAATGTTCAATTGAGTCAtagaataatgatattagcatCTCGCCAAAGAGTTGATTGA
- the LOC124430285 gene encoding MATH and LRR domain-containing protein PFE0570w isoform X1, whose product MSKDGSSGESGCQDSSAGGSPGDTAVKDVNASIYENKEPKKIVRIITVLAYMFSVSFVAIVLSAYYIFLWEPPNPRLMHGTAIRLRADPQLNFLRAELPSKTHLKETISQDSSSRNNNSIERTRERIQGRTLDYDGFEESLTSLKTTLAELIRERNNNNNNDSSSIGEYFITRGNNENYEKINEKINSRWKNLRMNYNTTRYSIDRREKKDKLDDTTLTDKIIYNNSMDDRRQNEEGNNKEKTQIEKMTAKTMTTNGTMDDTSEMSMTTLREKSLFQILTESTKSKEVLPYVSSSVASTELQMVDVVAITETYEENKSRN is encoded by the exons atgagcAAAGACGGTAGTAGTGGAGAATCAGGCTGCCAAGACTCATCCGCTGGCGGTAGTCCAGGGGATACTGCCGTGAAAGATGTAAACGCTAGTATTTACGAGAACAAAGAACCGAAAAAAATAGTGCGCATTATCACGGTCCTGGCGTACATGTTCTCCGTAAGTTTCGTCGCAATCGTATTAAGCgcttattatatattcctttGGGAACCACCGAATCCACGACTCATGCACGGCACCGCGATTCGTTTAAGGGCCGATCcgcaattaaattttcttcgtgCCGAATTACCATCCAAAACGcatttaaaagaaacgatctcacaggattcatcatcgagaaataataattctatcgaAAGAACACGGGAACGCATCCAGGGACGTACTCTCGATTACGATGGTTTCGAGGAATCATTAACGTCCTTAAAAACTACCCTGGCCGAACTTATACGcgaaagaaacaacaacaacaacaatgattCTTCCTCGATcggagaatattttattacacgtggtaacaatgaaaattacgagaagataaatgagaaaataaattcacgATGGAAAAATCTTCGAATGAATTATAACACAACGAGATATTCAATCGatcgacgagagaaaaaggacaaaTTGGATGATACGACATTAacggataaaattatttataacaattcgATGGATGATCGACGACAAAACGAAGagggaaataataaagaaa aAACTCAGATTGAAAAGATGACTGCTAAAACAATGACAACGAATGGTACAATGGACGACACGTCAGAAATGTCTATGACTACTCTACGTGAAAAAAGTCTTTTCCAAATATTAACCGAAAGTACCAAATCCAAAGAAGTATTACCTTATGTATCTTCTTCAGTTGCGTCTACGGAACTTCAAATGGTCGATGTTGTTGCCATTACCGAGACATatgaagagaataaaagtCGGAATTAA
- the LOC124430285 gene encoding uncharacterized protein LOC124430285 isoform X3, whose amino-acid sequence MQLPRKMSAQNVVASITRTLGTREKVQANEIRFAGEERKDKFMAAILLSLYYTYIWDPEHQAVRTRAHKPDCATIKTSDSLTIPSFSYETQIEKMTAKTMTTNGTMDDTSEMSMTTLREKSLFQILTESTKSKEVLPYVSSSVASTELQMVDVVAITETYEENKSRN is encoded by the exons ATGCAGCTTCCAAGAAAGATGAGCGCTCAAAATGTAGTGGCAAGCATAACTCGTACTTTGGGTACTCGTGAAAAAGTACAAGCAAACGAGATTCGTTTCGCtggtgaagaaagaaaggataaatt CATGGCCGCCATTCTTCTTTCCTTGTACTATACTTATATTTGGGACCCGGAGCATCAAGCTGTTAGAACGAGGGCGCATAAACCTGATTGTGCAACTATTAAAACTTCTGACTCTTTAACAATTCCATCGTTTTCTTATg aAACTCAGATTGAAAAGATGACTGCTAAAACAATGACAACGAATGGTACAATGGACGACACGTCAGAAATGTCTATGACTACTCTACGTGAAAAAAGTCTTTTCCAAATATTAACCGAAAGTACCAAATCCAAAGAAGTATTACCTTATGTATCTTCTTCAGTTGCGTCTACGGAACTTCAAATGGTCGATGTTGTTGCCATTACCGAGACATatgaagagaataaaagtCGGAATTAA
- the LOC124430285 gene encoding uncharacterized protein LOC124430285 isoform X2, with product MQLPRKMSAQNVVASITRTLGTREKVQANEIRFAGEERKDKLYEPKHKKKLVRVLTVIAYIIFVSMAAILLSLYYTYIWDPEHQAVRTRAHKPDCATIKTSDSLTIPSFSYETQIEKMTAKTMTTNGTMDDTSEMSMTTLREKSLFQILTESTKSKEVLPYVSSSVASTELQMVDVVAITETYEENKSRN from the exons ATGCAGCTTCCAAGAAAGATGAGCGCTCAAAATGTAGTGGCAAGCATAACTCGTACTTTGGGTACTCGTGAAAAAGTACAAGCAAACGAGATTCGTTTCGCtggtgaagaaagaaaggataaattGTATGAACCTAagcataagaaaaaattagtaCGTGTATTGACTGTAATAGCGTACATCATATTCGTTAGCATGGCCGCCATTCTTCTTTCCTTGTACTATACTTATATTTGGGACCCGGAGCATCAAGCTGTTAGAACGAGGGCGCATAAACCTGATTGTGCAACTATTAAAACTTCTGACTCTTTAACAATTCCATCGTTTTCTTATg aAACTCAGATTGAAAAGATGACTGCTAAAACAATGACAACGAATGGTACAATGGACGACACGTCAGAAATGTCTATGACTACTCTACGTGAAAAAAGTCTTTTCCAAATATTAACCGAAAGTACCAAATCCAAAGAAGTATTACCTTATGTATCTTCTTCAGTTGCGTCTACGGAACTTCAAATGGTCGATGTTGTTGCCATTACCGAGACATatgaagagaataaaagtCGGAATTAA